TTTTAAACGTTGCGCGGATCATTTATAAAAACGACGATAACTGGGTTTGCCCGCTTGATAATGATATCGAAGCGGTTTTTGATCCGGCAAAAAACAATTTTCATCAGCACGGTAAATGCACCCGCTGGATTTTACGTAACGATGCCGGCGAGCTGATTGGCCGTGTGGCCGCCTTTGTTAACGATAAAAAAGCCTATAACTATGAACAGCCAACCGGCGGCATGGGCTTTTTTGAATGCATTAACGATAAGCAAGCTGCGTTTTTACTATTCGATACCGCTAAAAACTGGTTAAAACAACAGGGAATGGAAGCCATGGACGGCCCCATCAACTTTGGCGAAAACGATAACTTTTGGGGCTTACTGGTTGAAGGGTTTACGCAACCCTCGTATGGCATGAACTATAATCACCCCTATTATCAATCATTTTTTGATGACTACGGCTTTGTTACCCAATACGCCCAGATCACCAACCATGTTGATGCGCATAAACCGTTCCCCGAAAGGTTTACTAAAATAGCCAACTGGGTTGCCAAAAAACCCGGCTATGATTTCAGGCATTTGGAAGCCAAAAAGATCGGCCGGTTCGCGGCCGACTTTATGGAGATTTATAACGATGGCTGGCAGGATTTTGAAAACTTTGTGCCCATAACCCACAGCACCATTATGGAAAGTTTTGTAAAAATGAAACCCCTCATGGATGAAAACCTCATCTGGTTTGCTTATGTGGATAATGAACCGGCATCGTTTATGATTATTTTACCGGATGCCAACCAAATGATCAAACCCCTTAACGGCAAGCTTAACCTGGTAGGAAAACTCAAGTTTTTATATTACAGGTGGAAAGGTGTATCGCGCATGCGCGCTATTGTGATGGGCACTAAACAAAAATTTCAGAAACATGGCCTCGAATCGGGGATGTTCATTAAACTGAAGGAATATGTATTACCCTTAAAACGTTATGATGAACTGGAGTTATCGTGGGTAG
The sequence above is a segment of the Mucilaginibacter celer genome. Coding sequences within it:
- a CDS encoding GNAT family N-acetyltransferase, producing the protein MTITEVKDKASKKAFLNVARIIYKNDDNWVCPLDNDIEAVFDPAKNNFHQHGKCTRWILRNDAGELIGRVAAFVNDKKAYNYEQPTGGMGFFECINDKQAAFLLFDTAKNWLKQQGMEAMDGPINFGENDNFWGLLVEGFTQPSYGMNYNHPYYQSFFDDYGFVTQYAQITNHVDAHKPFPERFTKIANWVAKKPGYDFRHLEAKKIGRFAADFMEIYNDGWQDFENFVPITHSTIMESFVKMKPLMDENLIWFAYVDNEPASFMIILPDANQMIKPLNGKLNLVGKLKFLYYRWKGVSRMRAIVMGTKQKFQKHGLESGMFIKLKEYVLPLKRYDELELSWVGDFNDKMIAIHEAVGATFGKKHLTMRYIFK